A region of Micropterus dolomieu isolate WLL.071019.BEF.003 ecotype Adirondacks linkage group LG01, ASM2129224v1, whole genome shotgun sequence DNA encodes the following proteins:
- the dipk2ab gene encoding divergent protein kinase domain 2Ab yields the protein MLRFLPLKLGRLYRCLKLLLVVGLFVILLMNTHNLFASFQKNELTDRRFINLNKCPACFGTSWCRKFMNGQVSFETWGRLRFLDVFNVKNVYFAQYGEPREGTRRVVLKRLGSNQELAEIDQKICKRATGRPRCDLIQAMYKTEFSRINGDVRLLTPEVVEGWSDLVHCPSQRLLDRVVRRYAETKDSGSFLLKNLKDTERMQLLMTLAFNPEPLVLQSFPSDEGWPFAKYLGACGRMVAVNYVGEELWSFYNAPWEKRVDLARQLMDIAEQLTNNDFEFALYLLDVSFDNFAVGPRDGKVIVVDAENVLVADKRLIKQNKPESYDVWYESRFEECDREACLSFSKDSLCSRVTVDHNYYAVCQNLLSRYATWRGTTGGLLHDPPAHIAKDGQLEAMLDECTRPKKRYGRFQAAKELREYLTQLAAASYSATAR from the exons ATGCTGCGCTTCCTGCCTCTCAAACTTGGCCGCCTGTACCGCTGTCTGAAGCTCTTACTGGTGGTGGGATTGTTTGTCATCTTGTTGATGAACACCCACAACCTGTTCGCCTCCTTCCAGAAGAATGAGCTCACTGACAGACGCTTCATCAACCTCAACAAGTGTCCCGCCTGCTTTGGCACCAGCTGGTGCCGCAAATTCATGAACGGCCAGGTGTCCTTTGAGACCTGGGGTCGCCTGCGATTCCTAGACGTTTTCAATGTCAAGAATGTTTACTTTGCTCAGTACGGCGAGCCCAGGGAGGGCACCCGCCGTGTGGTGCTCAAGCGGCTCGGCTCCAACCAGGAGCTGGCTGAGATAGACCAGAAAATCTGCAAGAGGGCCACAGGCAGGCCGCGCTGTGACCTCATCCAGGCAATGTACAAGACGGAATTTTCCCGGATCAATGGCGATGTTCGCCTGCTCACTCCAGAGGTGGTGGAGGGCTGGTCAGATCTTGTGCACTGCCCCTCTCAAAGGTTGCTGGACCGTGTGGTCCGCAGGTATGCTGAGACCAAAGACTCGGGCAGCTTCCTGCTAAAGAACCTTAAGGACACGGAGAGAATGCAGCTGCTCATGACCTTGGCATTCAACCCGGAACCACTCGTACTACAG AGCTTTCCGTCAGACGAAGGGTGGCCGTTCGCCAAGTACCTGGGAGCGTGTGGGCGCATGGTAGCTGTCAACTACGTGGGCGAGGAGCTGTGGAGCTTTTACAACGCGCCCTGGGAGAAGAGGGTAGACTTGGCGCGTCAGCTGATGGACATCGCCGAGCAGCTCACCAACAACGACTTTGAGTTTGCCCTCTACTTGCTTGATGTCAGCTTTGATAACTTTGCGGTCGGCCCGCGCGACGGAAAGGTCATCGTTGTTGATGCCGAGAATGTGCTCGTGGCAGACAAAAGGCTGATCAAGCAGA ACAAGCCAGAAAGCTACGACGTGTGGTATGAGAGCCGTTTTGAGGAGTGTGACAGGGAGGCCTGCCTGTCTTTCTCTAAGGACTCCCTTTGTTCCAGGGTCACTGTGGACCACAACTACTATGCTGTGTGCCAGAACCTGCTGTCGCGGTATGCTACGTGGCGGGGCACCACTGGAGGCCTCCTCCATGACCCCCCCGCCCACATAGCTAAAGATGGACAACTCGAGGCCATGTTGGACGAGTGCACCAGACCCAAAAAGCGGTACGGCCGCTTCCAGGCGGCCAAGGAACTGCGCGAATACCTCACACAGCTAGCCGCCGCTTCTTACTCCGCTACGGCCAGGTAA